The genomic region CttgaaaagcaaaaggtttAACAGGACAACCAAGTGTGGATTCTGGAAAGCCACTGGGAAAGACCGTGACATTAGGACAGGGGACACTGATAACACTGTCATTGGGACTAAGAAGACTCTTGTTTACTATCAAGGCCGTGTTTCCTGTGGTGTCAAGTCCAACTGGGTTATTCACGAATATCATGCTGTTACCTTTCATGAAAACCAGGTTCGTttcttttattcaataaattttaacactgCTTGAAAATAATCTTTCTACTAAATTATAGGCTTTGATGTTAGAGGGCCATATATGTTGTACTAGTTTGTACTTTTTAGGCTTTGATAttagaggttttttttttttttaatgatacaaGAATGAGAGGAATAAATCTAGACATATAATGATACTTGGATTATAAAGGTTTAATATCATGTGaccatttaaaaaaagttatgtgattatttttaaatctcATATGACTTGTATGTTTTAATTGTGGccaatatttattctttttacactCATATCAAAAAGGTCATCTCACTAGATATGTCTCCTTATTTGCAATCCTATTGGTTGTTCTGAGTTCTGACTTTAGCAGATTGCTGTTATTGGATACTTTGTttgaatctcattttttttttttgccgtcTCATATTGCTGTTCATGGCCCAATTTTCTACATTAAGTCTTGCTTGATGAATGATGACAAAGGGGGCATGAAAGAAATATTTAGCTTATAAACGTGACTGATGACCTTCCTATAACCTCTTTTTAAGCTTATTTCAATGAATTTTACATGGGAGCTTATCAAAACAAGTTCTTTTTAGTTTATCAATGAGCTCCTCGACAAAGCTTATGGATAATCTCATGTGATTTATTGGATAAGTgtttaattaaatcttttatctaAGCACTCTCAAAATTCATCATCAGTGTTCATCAAAGACTGTCAATTTCTTCTGTATAAATTAGTCTGAGTTTCCTTGTTCTTTTATTTGTGTGAATTGCATCAAATAAATGCTGATTATACTCAAAAAATTATGCAGAGGACTTTTGTTTTATGTTGCTTGATGAAGAAACCTGGGAAAACAACTGAAGGCGGAACTGATCCCCTGATCTGTGATGAAGGGGAGCCCAGCAGAAGCATGGTTTCTGACTATGAAAATCAGCCAACAGCAGAAGGAATTGCATCTGTAAGATGAAGCATCCTTTGTGGACATATTTACACTCTGCCATGTGAAACATGCTGAGAACTGATACTTGTttcgtatatttttttttctttttcaggaaGGTACTTTTACAGGAATAGAGGCAATCTTTCAGGCAACCCCTTGGGCAGAGAATTGCTTCTCCCCAATACAACAGTCTCCGACTCTTATTGAGCAGGAAGGAGCATCCTTTCCAAACTATGCATTTAACAATGCCTATTTTAGAAATGAAGACAACATTATGCAGACTCCATTTGAAACTACAAAGGAAGATGAATTCCTAAATTTAATCTTAGCCGATGAAAGTATAGTGATCAATGAAGAAAATAAGCATGATTTTGTCAATAGCTCTACCCAATCAGAGTCATTGAAAAGGGTATCCTGTGAAAGCAGTGATACAGATGCTGAAGTCATCTCTAAACTGGTAAAGATTTATCAAGTTCAAATAATACTGGGGAGAGTATCTCCATTTGTTTCTGAAGTGGCATTGGATCTATAGGTTAAAATTGTAGTGTGCATTGTGGTTATGTGAATGTTGCCACATTTTTGCATTGGATCTATAGGTTATGTCATGTTTTGTTGTGATTCATGATCATGAATGATTCACGGCTGATACTTTAGAGCATGCTTGGATGAAGGGAATAGTTAGGAAAGGGAACAAAATGGAGATAAACCAATCTATTTCTGTACCCATTTTTACCCTTCCTTGCATCTCTTCCCTAACATACATCCTAGGATTTCAGAATCACAAGTACTCTTTTCTTAGGTTTCtgatatttgtttagtttaTTTTGAGCTCTTCAAGAATTGAATTCATCTACTTACTTTCTTCTGAAATCATTACAGGATGACAATATTGTGGATATTTCAACAGCATGTAATGATTATCCTAATTCAGATGAATACTATTCATCAAAAAGGTTTAAATCATCACATGATGCTGTCCATGGTGGAATATGTTTTCTACTTTCTAACCTTGAAGCAAACCAAGAGAAAAACGAGAGTATGTTTCAAGATAGTTTCTGGGGAACAGAGACATCATCTTGTGACTCCACACTAGATAAACCTTTGGAGATCAATTATATTGATATTTCTAGTTCTCCTTTCACTCCATGGAGATgagaaaattaatatcattgaaGACCAGTCAATTTCGTATGATGGGAACTAAGATCTAAGTTAGCTCCATTAGATTGGTAGTAGCTATTTTGGAGTATGTCATAAAATATGACTAGTTCTACAATagcaaatttattagaaaacaatTCTGTATTAGAAATTGCATAATGGTAgttatgcataaaaaataactatggGCAGTTATGTATTAAGATTTAGGAGCTTATATCCTAACAGTAAATCTATTAGAAAGTATTAAAAACTGCATGATAGCAGTTATGCATAGAAAACAGCCACTAGTAGTTATGTATTAAGAGCATATATGTGATGGTATTAGTAGATTGTGTAATTAGGAAGTATGTGTAGTTGTTTGCAGTTTATGGACAGAGAATACTCTATGTAGGAGACTTTTGTCTCTAGGACAACAAGTGTATTTTGTATCAATGTATTTTGTGTGATTTTAgtatttcaataatatatttcattagTTTTTGGAGGGTGAGCAAAGAAGCCTAGTTTTAAGATGAAGAGTAGATATCTCCCCCTATTAACTGAACGAAGGATTGATGAAACAGTTTCTTTCATCTTAATCATGCTCAGTTGACCATTGTTTTTCTGCTGCAAGGATGTCTTATTATTCTGGACCATAAGGCCTTATGAGAAATATTGAAGTTTTATGGAAAATATATGCAAAAGCCATAAAAGAATCCCTTTCTTAAGGATCCCATTTTGTATATGGAATCAAGTTTGAGCATATTTTTCTATGATCAATGTTAATCAGCTCTGGCCAATTTTTTCGTGCAAGTGGAGAAAATTTTATAAAGACTTGAGTTGTAATAAGAAAGGCATGCATACACACACTTCTTATCTACTGGGAGACACGAAATGAAAAGTTTGGACACTcacattttttatcatatactattattattgtttgaatttaaACCAGTACAAACAACATTGCTTACACTTGGCAGCTGTAAAAAAATGCGTCCGTgggttaataaaattaatttcaaatcaatgtgatttttatttgaataacaactgttagaaaaattatttgttatttgaatactttgaattaaaattaatttgactgTGTAGTCAGAGAAAATATAACAGTTAAAAGCCTAAAATTGATTCAGAGCTCACGGTAGAACCACAACAACATATTGTTGCTTGAAAAATCTCATGTATTACACCATGATTTTGAGCTCCAAAATTGATTCTTCATGGTATCCactatccaaacaaattatGTGTTTGAATAAACggttagtaaaattaattttaaattaaattgattttgaagtaatttgattaaattagtaataaaattttaccaaattattagttaataatcataattaggGCCAAAATGTTATAATAAGACTGAATTTACCATCTTTAtcctttgagaaacaaaaaattaccaTTCTGCATATTCTTTCTTGCGTGACAAGTTCCTTGTGCAAGAACAAACACGGTAGTGAGATATTTTCACTTACGTGTCAAAGCATAAACGCACACGTACATCACCATCAAAGTAAAAAActggtttatttttatttttttgggataaaaaatcttaaattgtaTTTGGATATGTCAGCGGCCAATAAAAATGTAAGTTTTGTTGAATAACAGTACAGCATACATGGAACTTCGTGGTCAGTACAAACACGTTTCCATTTCCTTACGTGTCTAAACATAGATAGTCAAAAACACACTTGTTCATCACCGTAAATAGTAAGTTTTGGCTTTTTATAGTTAgagcataaaaattaatttattttagatttttggatattttttaagTCTTAtgatatgtaataatttttgttagtttgtattttaatagtaatttaattttaattattagattttactataaaataaaataaaattttcctgaaattcaatttccagtgagaaaaacttttaaacaaaaataataataaatctatTAGGTAGAGATTCTTCAACTCAAGAATCTCTCCTAAAAATACTCTTAAACCAAGAAGGAAATAGAAAGAGTCATTATATTTTGACaccaaaatttttaaatatccaatgaatagttttttatttatttttctattacacaatatcatcaatcaaatcaatcatttatctatcttttttttttcttaagttatAGACACCTCAAGGATATTTAAGAAACATTTTTCGGGTAAGATACTCAAGTAGTACAATTGATTAAGTTGAGTTGCTTCATCGatcttcttcaaccttctttgttttttctctatttatatgtgCGTATTACACTTCAACAAGCAATGGGTAGCCCAACTTCAATGACTGTGGGATACAGATTCATCGAACTGATGAAGAGCTTGTGGATCACTACTTGAAGCATGAGTTGCTTGGTAATGAGTCCAAAGAACACAAAGTTGAGATATTGATGTTTGCCAGCTTGAGCCTTGGGACTTACTAAGTATATTATGTTTACAGCTCATcaattatccaaaaaaaataatcccctcccctctttcttttctttacccTATATTTgatagaagagaaaataaaaaaaaaatagagaggaGAAGAAACACTTTTTTGAGAGAAagtggaagaaaaaagaaaaaaaaagttgactcagaaataaaagttaaaattttttttcttctatatctttttttcaattcaaattaaaatttttctctctctctctcttattttctttccttccaaccaaataaatcattagtattttcactaattataataatattcttgatttaatggtgtattattttatttattccacTATAAACTGTGCTGTCATAGCATTTTCCAAGGTGAAATCGAATGACCCAGAATGGTTTTTCTTTAGTCCTGTTGGTTTGAAGTTGACAAAGGACAGAAGGAATAGGTGTAACAGACTAAGAAAACCAAAGCTGGGTTCTGGAAGCCAACTGGTAAAGACCGTAAGGTCCGAGGCACCAACAATGTCATTGGCACTAAGAAGACTCTGGTTTTTTACTAGGGTCGTAGTTCTAATGCTATCAAGACCAATTGGGTCATTCATGAATATCATGCAGTAACCTTTCCGGAAGACAAGGTGGGAAATGTTATTTAATGT from Glycine soja cultivar W05 chromosome 16, ASM419377v2, whole genome shotgun sequence harbors:
- the LOC114390611 gene encoding NAC domain-containing protein 69-like codes for the protein MDDDIVGLGFRPTEQELVNFYLKHKLLGDDPRVHVIPVIDLCDVEPWNVPVILASSSAIRFGDPDWFFFSPVDFKYLKSKRFNRTTKCGFWKATGKDRDIRTGDTDNTVIGTKKTLVYYQGRVSCGVKSNWVIHEYHAVTFHENQRTFVLCCLMKKPGKTTEGGTDPLICDEGEPSRSMVSDYENQPTAEGIASEGTFTGIEAIFQATPWAENCFSPIQQSPTLIEQEGASFPNYAFNNAYFRNEDNIMQTPFETTKEDEFLNLILADESIVINEENKHDFVNSSTQSESLKRVSCESSDTDAEVISKLDDNIVDISTACNDYPNSDEYYSSKRFKSSHDAVHGGICFLLSNLEANQEKNESMFQDSFWGTETSSCDSTLDKPLEINYIDISSSPFTPWR